One Syntrophorhabdaceae bacterium DNA segment encodes these proteins:
- a CDS encoding ABC transporter ATP-binding protein codes for MIELRNVTKVFHKGNTNEFTAVDDISLTIEPHRLTVLKGPSGSGKTTILSIIGAMSKPTAGRVHILGREITSLPERFLTEIRRKTFGFIFQQFNLIRGITALENVMIPAYPGGERYTLLRKRALDLLDLFNISHKRKSRIEWLSGGEAQRVVIARALINNPQIIIADEPTAHLDTKLSREFIEIMVQLNGEGRTVIIASHDPLVCDAPDVNRVIEFRDGKVLSPGIYP; via the coding sequence ATGATAGAACTCAGGAACGTTACAAAAGTTTTTCATAAAGGCAACACCAACGAGTTTACGGCGGTTGACGATATCAGCCTCACCATTGAGCCTCACAGGCTCACCGTGTTGAAAGGTCCCAGCGGATCAGGAAAGACGACCATTTTAAGCATTATCGGCGCCATGTCAAAGCCTACAGCCGGGAGGGTGCATATCCTCGGCAGGGAGATTACAAGTCTTCCTGAACGGTTTCTCACGGAGATACGGCGTAAGACCTTCGGATTCATATTCCAGCAATTCAACCTCATCAGGGGCATAACGGCCCTGGAAAATGTTATGATCCCGGCCTATCCGGGCGGAGAAAGATACACGTTGCTCAGGAAGAGGGCCCTTGATCTTCTCGATCTCTTTAACATATCCCACAAAAGAAAATCCAGGATAGAATGGCTGTCAGGAGGGGAAGCCCAGCGCGTAGTGATTGCACGGGCACTTATCAATAATCCTCAGATCATTATCGCGGATGAACCTACTGCCCATCTCGACACCAAGCTGTCCCGGGAATTTATCGAGATCATGGTACAGCTTAACGGGGAAGGGAGAACGGTCATCATTGCGAGCCATGATCCCCTGGTCTGTGATGCGCCTGACGTAAACAGGGTCATCGAGTTCCGCGATGGAAAAGTCCTGTCCCCGGGGATATACCCATGA
- a CDS encoding FtsX-like permease family protein, with product MIWIEKQRNIIDFALSSLLRRRGKNLALLAVYTVIVFILASIFFFTSSIKKEASLVLKNSPEIVVQKVTGGRHDMIPVRYIPFIEKLPGVRAVKGRLWGYYYEPTTGANYTLVVTDDYRDKVGTIAIGSGVSRTLNTQKGELVPFKAYDGPYISFEVTEVFSPESELVSSDLVVISEDDFRALFGIAKGYYTDLTLQVRNAKEMATVADKIKRLLPDTRPILREEILRTYDAIFDWRGGLLVFILAGAVLAFAIFAWDKASSLSAEERREIGILKAVGWETSEVITMKSWEGIVISLSSFLMGVVFAYIHIFFASYIFFEPVLKGWSVLYPHFRLIPYVDPYQIAALFFLTVVPYTAATIIPSWKAAIVDPDEVMRL from the coding sequence ATGATATGGATCGAGAAACAGAGGAACATCATTGACTTTGCTCTCTCCTCACTTTTGCGGAGACGGGGAAAGAACCTGGCGCTGCTTGCAGTCTATACGGTGATCGTTTTCATCCTGGCATCGATCTTTTTCTTCACCAGCTCGATCAAGAAAGAGGCGTCGCTTGTTTTGAAGAATAGCCCGGAGATCGTTGTGCAGAAGGTGACCGGGGGAAGACACGACATGATACCGGTCAGGTACATTCCTTTCATAGAAAAATTGCCCGGGGTGCGCGCAGTAAAAGGCCGCCTGTGGGGATATTATTATGAGCCTACGACAGGGGCCAATTATACCCTGGTTGTAACCGACGATTATCGGGACAAGGTCGGGACTATCGCCATAGGGAGCGGGGTGTCAAGAACACTCAACACGCAGAAAGGGGAACTGGTACCCTTCAAGGCGTATGATGGCCCCTATATCAGTTTCGAAGTAACAGAGGTGTTTTCTCCGGAATCAGAACTTGTTTCCTCAGACCTGGTGGTGATCTCCGAGGACGACTTCAGGGCGCTCTTCGGCATAGCGAAAGGATATTACACGGATCTTACCCTGCAGGTGAGGAATGCGAAAGAAATGGCCACTGTGGCCGATAAAATAAAAAGACTCCTTCCTGATACACGGCCCATTCTCAGGGAAGAGATATTGCGGACATATGATGCCATCTTTGACTGGCGTGGAGGCCTCCTTGTATTCATTCTTGCGGGAGCCGTTCTTGCCTTCGCGATCTTTGCCTGGGACAAGGCGTCAAGCCTCAGCGCTGAGGAAAGGCGTGAGATCGGCATATTAAAGGCAGTCGGATGGGAGACCTCCGAAGTTATTACCATGAAGTCATGGGAAGGGATTGTTATCTCCCTCTCTTCTTTTCTCATGGGAGTTGTTTTTGCCTATATTCATATCTTTTTTGCATCCTATATATTTTTTGAACCGGTTCTCAAAGGATGGTCCGTACTCTATCCGCACTTCCGTCTCATCCCGTACGTGGACCCCTACCAGATAGCGGCGTTATTCTTCCTTACCGTCGTCCCTTACACTGCGGCCACGATCATACCTTCCTGGAAGGCCGCGATTGTTGACCCTGATGAAGTAATGAGGCTCTAA
- a CDS encoding nitrous oxide reductase accessory protein NosL has translation MRLQRNFMRHAVVAVMIVLLMAPALLGGEKKPAKPTSKDKCPVCGMFVAKYPDFVAQIIFKDGSIAFFDGTKDMFKYYFNLPKYNPGQKETDIDSIYVTDYYSLNPVDGRKASYVHGSDVYGPMGKELIPFEKVGEAKEFMKDHKGKSVLRFQDITVSVIKGLD, from the coding sequence ATGCGCCTTCAAAGGAACTTCATGAGACATGCCGTTGTCGCTGTCATGATAGTGCTCCTGATGGCGCCAGCCCTGTTGGGTGGAGAGAAAAAGCCCGCAAAACCAACGTCAAAGGACAAGTGTCCTGTATGCGGTATGTTCGTGGCAAAGTATCCTGATTTTGTTGCACAGATAATTTTTAAAGATGGTTCTATTGCCTTTTTTGACGGGACCAAGGATATGTTTAAATATTATTTCAATTTGCCCAAATACAATCCCGGACAAAAGGAGACCGATATCGATTCTATCTATGTTACCGATTACTACAGCTTAAACCCTGTCGATGGGCGCAAGGCGTCCTATGTTCATGGAAGTGACGTGTATGGGCCAATGGGCAAAGAACTGATACCCTTTGAAAAGGTTGGTGAAGCGAAAGAGTTCATGAAAGACCATAAAGGTAAAAGCGTGCTCAGGTTCCAGGACATCACTGTTTCTGTCATAAAAGGGCTTGATTGA
- a CDS encoding nitrous oxide reductase accessory protein NosL — translation MNKKVKLLFLTGLLIVAFLLSGSPLFAQEDIQKYKTCGYCGMSREQFAFSRMLITYDDNTEVGVCSLHCAAVDLSLKLDKTPKSIQVGDYNTKKLIDAEKATWVIGGSKPGVMSKKAKWAFEKRENAEAFVKTNGGDIATFDQAMKTSYEDMYADTKMIRDKRKMRKMQMQEKR, via the coding sequence ATGAATAAGAAAGTAAAGTTATTGTTCTTAACAGGGTTATTGATCGTGGCTTTTCTTCTGTCGGGCAGTCCACTCTTTGCACAGGAGGACATCCAGAAATACAAGACATGCGGGTACTGCGGCATGAGCAGGGAACAGTTTGCGTTCAGCAGGATGCTTATTACCTATGATGATAATACAGAGGTCGGTGTTTGCAGTCTCCACTGCGCCGCGGTGGATCTTTCTCTTAAACTGGATAAAACGCCAAAGTCTATCCAGGTCGGAGATTACAACACGAAAAAACTTATCGACGCGGAGAAGGCCACCTGGGTCATTGGCGGAAGCAAGCCCGGTGTAATGAGCAAAAAAGCTAAATGGGCCTTCGAAAAAAGAGAGAATGCAGAGGCTTTTGTAAAAACCAATGGCGGGGATATTGCCACCTTTGACCAGGCCATGAAGACTTCTTATGAGGATATGTATGCCGATACTAAGATGATACGGGATAAAAGGAAGATGAGAAAGATGCAGATGCAGGAGAAGAGGTAA
- a CDS encoding response regulator transcription factor, with translation VDEAGRGYELINKIQASDYDLVLLDISLPDINGLEVLKELKKKKPKLPVLVISMYPEEQYALRALKAGAQGYLTKQSAADELVLAVRKILSGKRYVSPAFAEQLVLDFESDAAKPVHERLSNREFQVMRMFGSGKTMKEIAEELHLSINSIRTYRVRILEKIGVKGTNELIHYAVTHGLVE, from the coding sequence AGGTCGATGAAGCCGGGAGAGGGTATGAGCTGATAAATAAGATCCAGGCGAGTGATTACGATCTGGTCCTCCTCGATATCTCCCTTCCCGACATCAACGGGCTCGAGGTCCTTAAAGAGCTGAAAAAGAAGAAACCGAAGCTCCCCGTCCTTGTCATCAGCATGTATCCTGAAGAACAGTACGCGCTCCGTGCCCTGAAGGCAGGGGCACAGGGGTACCTCACCAAGCAGAGCGCCGCAGACGAGCTTGTCCTTGCAGTGCGGAAGATCCTCTCCGGGAAGAGATACGTGAGCCCTGCATTTGCTGAACAGCTTGTCCTTGATTTTGAGTCAGATGCCGCAAAACCCGTCCATGAAAGGCTCTCCAACCGTGAGTTCCAGGTGATGCGCATGTTCGGCAGCGGGAAGACCATGAAGGAGATCGCTGAAGAGCTCCACCTGAGCATTAATTCAATCCGGACGTACCGGGTCCGCATCCTCGAAAAGATCGGCGTGAAAGGAACGAACGAGCTGATCCATTATGCCGTGACACACGGCCTGGTAGAATAA